The Epinephelus lanceolatus isolate andai-2023 chromosome 8, ASM4190304v1, whole genome shotgun sequence genome includes a window with the following:
- the ttpal gene encoding alpha-tocopherol transfer protein-like: MFNASPASPSQSMADQHESIDLTSPSVDPSAAAGHSWFPGPPPPMYSCTLTPELVHKAREELQEKPEWRLRDVQALRDMILKEQPNLRTRLDDAFLLRFLRARKFDYDRALQLLLNYHAGRKAWPEVFQDLKPSTVKHVLDLGFLTVLPQPDPNGRYILCLRPGKWKPNDYPFVDNVRAIYLTLEKLIQPEETQVNGIVILADYTGVGMSQASNPGPFLAKKVVSILQDGFPIRIKAVNIINEPRIFKGIFAIIKPFLKEKMAERYILHGSDLRSLHRNIPRSVLPEEYGGTAGQLDLCAWSRVLLDCEEEFIVEFCQPDPLEGVVLPDSMLFEGAQASGQDDDTFRGLRSQLYYCY; this comes from the exons ATGTTCAACGCATCTCCGG CTTCACCCAGCCAGTCCATGGCCGATCAGCATGAGTCCATCGATCTCACCTCTCCTTCAGTGGACCcgtcagcagctgcaggacaCAGCTGGTTCCCTGGGCCCCCTCCACCCATGTATTCCTGCACCCTGACCCCTGAGCTGGTGCACAAGGCACGGGAGGAGCTCCAGGAGAAGCCAGAGTGGCGCCTGCGGGATGTCCAAGCACTGAGAGACATGATACTGAAG GAGCAGCCCAATCTCAGGACGAGGCTGGATGACGCTTTTCTCCTGCGTTTCCTGCGGGCCAGGAAGTTCGACTATGACCGtgccctgcagctgctgctcaaCTACCACGCAGGCCGAAAGGCTTGGCCGGAAGTGTTCCAGGACCTGAAGCCATCCACAGTGAAACACGTCCTGGACTTGGGTTTCCTCACAGTCCTGCCACAGCCGGACCCCAACGGGAGATACATCCTCTGTCTGCGGCCAG GAAAATGGAAACCGAATGATTATCCATTTGTTGACAATGTGAGGGCCATTTATCTGACTCTGGAGAAGCTGATCCAGCCGGAGGAAACGCAGGTGAACGGTATCGTCATCTTAGCCGACTACACCGGAGTGGGCATGTCACAGGCGTCCAATCCAGGCCCATTCCTCGCCAAAAAAGTTGTGAGCATCctccag GACGGTTTCCCAATCAGAATCAAGGCCGTTAACATAATAAACGAGCCCAGGATTTTCAAAGGCATCTTCGCTATAATTAAGCCTTTTCTGAAGGAGAAGATGGCAGAGAGG TACATCCTCCACGGCTCAGACTTGCGCTCTCTGCACCGGAACATCCCACGGTCGGTTCTGCCGGAGGAGTATGGCGGCACTGCGGGCCAGCTGGACTTATGTGCGTGGTCGAGAGTGCTTCTGGACTGTGAGGAGGAATTTATAGTGGAGTTCTGCCAGCCGGATCCACTAGAGGGCGTGGTGCTCCCAGACTCCATGCTGTTTGAAGGAGCGCAGGCCAGCGGGCAGGATGACGACACCTTTAGGGGGCTGCGCTCTCAACTCTACTACTGTTACTGA